Genomic window (Bacteroidota bacterium):
ACAATCCATTTTGCGAAAGCCCCGATAACCAGACACAGACCTGGTATTTCCGTCAGTATTCACAAACAGTGAGTCCCCAGACAGGGGCCGATCTCTGGAGTGAAAGAAATGGAATTTCAGGTTTTTTTGAACCCCGCGAACAGGAAAAAGGTCGTCTGGCAAGAGCAATGGCCTATTTTTACACCATTTACCGGACCGATGCGGATGCGGCCGATACCAGTTTCTGGGGCCTTCAGGCCGAAACGCTGCTACAGTGGCACCGGCAGTTCCCACCCGATGCTGTTGAGATTGCCAGACAAACCAGAATACAATCCATTCAGGGGAACCTGAATCCATTCATCACGGACACCTCCCTTTTTTCCAGAGCCTACTTTTCAGATGGGGATCAGCAAACACCCACTAAACCACTTCTGTTTTTTTCTGAGTATGTCGAGGGAACATCCAGCAATAAATACCTGGAGATTGTCAATGCGGGTTCTGAAACTGTGGCATTGGGTGATATTCGGGTAAGTCTTTATTCAAACGGGGCCACAACGGCCAGCAATAATTTTCTTCTTTCCGGGTCATTGAATCCGGGCGAGGTCCTGGTTCTGAAAAATTCTCTTGCCACTTTGTACACCGGCAAGGCAACGATTGCCAGTTCGGTCGTGAATTTTAACGGTGATGATGCTCTCTCACTGACCTGGATAACCTCTGGTGATACGCTGGATATTTTTGGCCGGATAGGAGAGGACCCCGGATCGGCATGGATCTCAGGTGATAAATCGACTTTGGACCGGACCCTTGTCAGGAAATCATCTGTTGTTAAAGGAATCCAGACAAATCCTTCATCCGGATTCCCCACACTCGGCACCGAGTGGGATGTTTATCCAACCGACACGATCAGTGACCTGGGCTTTCACGAACTTGATAATGGTCCCACAGTCCCTGTTCAGCATGGTCCGCTTAATTGGGTCATTTTTGGTGGTCAGGCAGAGGTGGCCTGGACCACTTACAGCGAATCAGGAAACGCCGGATTCTGGCTGGAGGCACAACTGGAGGCCCATCACTGGAATCCGCTTGCTTTCTTGGAAGGCAGAGGAACCTCGACTGACCCCAACTATTACCGGTTAACCTCTTCCTTTCCGGATAATTGCAAAAGGCTAAGGTTGAGTCAGGTAGATCTGGATGGAACGCGTACCGTTTTGGGTGAACTTGCTGTATCTGGAAATTCCGGAATCATTCGTGATCTGTCGATTGTGGCAGCATACCCGAATCCGTTCAATCCGACCACGACGATTGTATTAGCCATTCCTGCCAGACAACACAT
Coding sequences:
- a CDS encoding endonuclease → MMTFTFSLILQTGLLFPGQTGEALQQQIRAAYTPASLISYSRAQDSVFKALYWSGDSVECIYGGFRVFLDPQSDPSTTVYQNGAGLSVEHAWPQSKGAYGTGRSDLHHLFPAKQSINSARGNNPFCESPDNQTQTWYFRQYSQTVSPQTGADLWSERNGISGFFEPREQEKGRLARAMAYFYTIYRTDADAADTSFWGLQAETLLQWHRQFPPDAVEIARQTRIQSIQGNLNPFITDTSLFSRAYFSDGDQQTPTKPLLFFSEYVEGTSSNKYLEIVNAGSETVALGDIRVSLYSNGATTASNNFLLSGSLNPGEVLVLKNSLATLYTGKATIASSVVNFNGDDALSLTWITSGDTLDIFGRIGEDPGSAWISGDKSTLDRTLVRKSSVVKGIQTNPSSGFPTLGTEWDVYPTDTISDLGFHELDNGPTVPVQHGPLNWVIFGGQAEVAWTTYSESGNAGFWLEAQLEAHHWNPLAFLEGRGTSTDPNYYRLTSSFPDNCKRLRLSQVDLDGTRTVLGELAVSGNSGIIRDLSIVAAYPNPFNPTTTIVLAIPARQHIQLSVFSVTGQQVATLVNDSLSAGIHHIPWNASGLTSGTYLLKVNQHQKGIQVLLLK